The following are encoded together in the Acidovorax sp. KKS102 genome:
- a CDS encoding LysR family transcriptional regulator, which produces MALSTPPTDSDNLDDPAPPQGQVLYARLARHARLRQFQLLVALQQCGSVLQAAASLHMSQSAATQALAEMERILGVRLFERHARGIRPTLAGQTLVDTARGVLAALEEAAESLAAIRRGAAAALRLGATPAATQAILSPLLAEFYKTQPRVHIDVQEDSSQRLLPLLLNGGLDAVFCREPVLLPASYVFKPLQPDEPVIMASTRHPLAKRRGIALSALKDSRWVLPTATIAVREIFEREVLAALPDALQFPVSTVSLPVFASLLNQPDAVALVPQSIAPVLPSGAQLCQLDVQLSSPLPPLGVVHRREQIPAMLIRMLKNWRNK; this is translated from the coding sequence ATGGCCCTCTCAACCCCACCCACCGATTCCGACAACCTGGACGACCCCGCGCCCCCGCAAGGGCAGGTGCTCTATGCCCGCCTGGCCCGCCACGCGCGCCTGCGCCAGTTTCAGCTGCTGGTGGCGCTGCAGCAGTGCGGCTCCGTCCTGCAGGCCGCCGCTTCACTGCACATGAGCCAGTCCGCCGCCACGCAGGCGCTGGCAGAGATGGAGCGCATCCTGGGCGTGCGCCTCTTCGAGCGCCATGCGCGGGGCATCCGGCCCACGCTGGCGGGCCAGACGCTGGTAGACACAGCCCGCGGAGTGCTCGCCGCGCTGGAGGAAGCGGCAGAGTCGCTGGCCGCCATCCGGCGCGGCGCTGCCGCTGCACTGCGCCTGGGCGCCACCCCCGCGGCCACGCAGGCCATCCTGTCGCCCTTGCTCGCAGAGTTCTACAAAACCCAGCCCCGGGTGCACATCGACGTCCAGGAGGACTCAAGCCAACGGCTGCTGCCGCTCTTGCTCAACGGCGGGCTCGACGCGGTGTTCTGCCGCGAGCCGGTGCTGCTGCCAGCGTCGTACGTTTTCAAGCCGCTGCAGCCCGATGAGCCGGTGATCATGGCCAGCACCCGCCATCCCCTGGCCAAGCGCCGGGGCATCGCGCTCTCGGCGCTCAAGGATTCACGCTGGGTGCTGCCCACCGCCACCATCGCCGTGCGCGAGATCTTCGAGCGTGAAGTGCTGGCGGCCCTGCCCGATGCGCTGCAGTTCCCGGTGTCGACCGTCTCGCTCCCCGTGTTCGCCAGCCTGCTGAACCAGCCCGATGCCGTGGCGCTGGTCCCCCAGAGCATTGCGCCCGTGCTGCCGTCGGGCGCGCAGCTGTGCCAGCTGGATGTGCAGCTGAGCAGCCCCCTCCCCCCGTTGGGCGTGGTGCACCGGCGCGAGCAAATACCCGCCATGCTGATCCGGATGCTCAAAAACTGGCGCAACAAGTAG
- a CDS encoding M20 family metallopeptidase codes for MTAAVQSIQDLQDFFDRETPRMTGLADRVWSLAELRYAERGSAQLHIDGLAAAGFRITRDVAGISTAFMAEWGDEGPVLAFLGEYDALSGLNQQSGALVCQPSVDSPGLAGHGCGHHLLGTAAHFAVIALQEHLRRSGQQARVRFYGCPAEEGGSGKTFMARAGVFDDVDTALTWHPGSFTGVLSQATLANVQARFVFHGRASHAAHSPHLGRSALDAVELMNVGVNYLREHMPADARVHYAVTDSGGFSPNVVQARAEVLYLIRARNNRDAAELYERVQNVARGAALMTDCRVEIVFDKACSNLLQNRTLNQVMYAQMQALGQLKVDAAQHKLAGDFQATLDAADVEQVSRPLASVLRGKVPAIFEGIAPYDPAVEETLFGSTDVADVSWITPTVQAWVACYAFGTPLHSWQMVSQGQSGLAHAGMVHAAQILAATAIVLLEQPELIGQAKAELLERRGGQPYICPIPADAPLPNQPRAAG; via the coding sequence ATGACTGCTGCCGTGCAATCGATTCAGGATCTGCAGGATTTTTTTGACCGTGAGACGCCCCGGATGACGGGGCTGGCCGACAGAGTGTGGTCCCTGGCCGAGCTGCGCTACGCCGAGCGCGGGTCTGCCCAGCTGCACATCGACGGGCTGGCCGCAGCGGGCTTTCGGATCACGCGCGACGTGGCCGGTATCTCCACCGCCTTCATGGCGGAGTGGGGCGACGAAGGCCCGGTACTGGCCTTTCTGGGCGAGTACGACGCGCTCTCGGGCCTCAACCAGCAAAGCGGTGCGCTGGTGTGCCAGCCGTCCGTGGACAGCCCCGGCCTGGCCGGGCACGGCTGCGGCCACCATCTGCTGGGCACCGCGGCGCACTTTGCCGTCATTGCGTTGCAAGAGCACCTGCGCCGCTCGGGCCAGCAGGCGCGCGTGCGGTTCTACGGCTGCCCGGCCGAAGAAGGTGGCTCGGGCAAGACCTTCATGGCACGCGCAGGGGTCTTCGATGATGTGGACACGGCGCTGACGTGGCACCCGGGCAGCTTTACCGGGGTGCTGAGCCAGGCCACGCTGGCCAATGTGCAGGCGCGTTTTGTCTTTCACGGGCGCGCCTCGCACGCGGCCCACTCGCCGCACCTGGGCCGCAGTGCCCTGGATGCAGTGGAGTTGATGAATGTCGGTGTGAACTACCTGCGCGAGCACATGCCTGCGGATGCGCGGGTCCACTATGCGGTCACCGACTCGGGCGGGTTCTCACCCAACGTGGTGCAGGCGCGCGCCGAGGTGCTGTACCTGATCCGCGCACGCAACAACCGCGATGCCGCCGAGCTGTACGAGCGTGTGCAAAACGTGGCGCGTGGTGCTGCGTTGATGACGGATTGCCGTGTCGAAATCGTGTTCGACAAGGCCTGCTCCAACCTGCTGCAAAACCGCACGCTGAACCAGGTGATGTACGCGCAGATGCAGGCACTGGGGCAGCTGAAGGTCGATGCCGCGCAGCACAAGCTGGCGGGGGATTTTCAGGCGACGCTGGACGCTGCCGATGTCGAGCAGGTCAGCCGCCCGCTGGCCAGTGTGCTGCGGGGCAAGGTGCCGGCGATCTTCGAAGGCATCGCGCCCTACGACCCTGCCGTCGAGGAAACCCTGTTCGGCTCAACCGACGTGGCGGACGTGAGCTGGATCACCCCCACCGTGCAGGCCTGGGTGGCCTGCTACGCCTTCGGCACGCCGTTGCATTCATGGCAGATGGTGTCGCAAGGGCAGTCCGGGCTGGCACACGCGGGCATGGTGCACGCAGCGCAAATCCTGGCCGCCACGGCGATTGTGTTGCTGGAGCAGCCGGAGCTGATCGGGCAGGCCAAGGCCGAATTGCTGGAGCGCCGAGGTGGCCAACCTTATATCTGCCCCATCCCGGCAGATGCTCCGTTGCCGAACCAGCCGCGCGCTGCGGGTTGA
- a CDS encoding helicase HerA-like domain-containing protein produces MADPLLIAKHDTIECHLLPGLANRHGLITGATGTGKTVTLQTLAENFSRIGVPVFMADVKGDLTGASQPGKIGDKLAAVLKERGLDLPEPSACPTTLWDVFGEQGHPVRATVSDMGPLLLGRMLNLNETQLGVLNLVFKIADDNGLLLLDLKDLRAMLQYVGDNSKEFTTEYGNVSAASVGAIQRGLLQIEQQGGDKFFGEPMLNIQDFMQTVDGHGVVNILAADKLMNSPRLYATFLLWMLSELFEQLPEIGDPEQPKLVFFFDEAHLLFNEAPKVLIERIELVVRLVRSKGVGVYFVTQNPLDIPDSVLAQLGNRVQHALRAFTPRDQKAVKATATTMRQKPGLDIETAITELAVGEALVSFLDAKGRPSVTERVFVLPPGSQLGPITPQQRQALMASSLVAGVYEKMVDRESAYEKLKGRAAEAGTQAGNAAGGGNGKVTAGTPAEEGGGLLGGLNDVLFGSTGPRGGKRDGLAQTMAKSAVRTMGTTIGKEILRGVLGGIFGGGSKRR; encoded by the coding sequence ATGGCTGACCCCCTCCTGATTGCCAAGCACGACACCATCGAATGCCACCTGTTGCCCGGCCTGGCCAACCGGCACGGGCTTATCACCGGCGCCACCGGCACCGGCAAGACCGTGACCCTGCAAACCCTGGCCGAAAACTTCTCGCGCATTGGCGTGCCGGTGTTCATGGCCGACGTGAAGGGCGACCTCACGGGCGCTAGCCAGCCCGGCAAGATTGGCGACAAGCTGGCCGCCGTGCTCAAGGAGCGCGGCCTGGATCTGCCAGAACCCTCGGCCTGCCCCACCACACTGTGGGACGTGTTCGGCGAGCAGGGCCACCCGGTGCGCGCCACGGTGTCCGACATGGGCCCGCTGCTGCTGGGCCGCATGCTCAACCTGAACGAGACGCAGCTGGGCGTGCTCAATCTGGTGTTCAAGATAGCCGACGACAACGGCCTGCTGCTGCTGGACCTGAAAGACCTGCGCGCCATGCTGCAGTACGTGGGTGACAACAGCAAGGAGTTCACCACCGAGTACGGCAACGTCAGCGCCGCCAGCGTGGGCGCCATCCAGCGCGGCCTGCTGCAGATCGAGCAGCAAGGCGGCGACAAGTTCTTTGGCGAGCCCATGCTCAACATCCAGGACTTCATGCAGACCGTGGACGGCCACGGCGTGGTCAACATCCTGGCGGCGGACAAGCTCATGAACTCACCGCGCCTGTACGCCACATTCCTCTTGTGGATGCTGTCCGAGCTGTTCGAGCAACTGCCCGAAATCGGCGACCCCGAGCAGCCCAAGCTGGTGTTCTTCTTCGACGAGGCCCACCTGCTGTTCAACGAAGCGCCCAAGGTGCTCATCGAGCGCATTGAGTTGGTGGTGCGCCTGGTGCGTTCCAAGGGCGTGGGCGTGTACTTCGTCACCCAGAACCCGCTCGACATCCCCGACAGCGTGCTGGCCCAACTGGGCAACCGCGTGCAGCACGCGCTGCGCGCCTTCACCCCGCGCGACCAGAAGGCCGTGAAGGCGACGGCCACCACCATGCGGCAAAAGCCGGGGCTGGACATCGAGACTGCCATCACCGAGCTGGCCGTGGGCGAGGCGCTGGTGAGCTTTCTGGACGCCAAGGGCCGCCCCAGCGTGACCGAGCGTGTGTTTGTGCTGCCACCCGGCAGCCAGCTGGGCCCCATCACCCCGCAGCAGCGTCAGGCGCTGATGGCCAGCTCGCTGGTGGCGGGTGTATACGAAAAAATGGTAGACCGCGAGTCCGCCTACGAAAAACTCAAGGGCCGCGCAGCTGAAGCCGGCACGCAGGCAGGCAATGCAGCGGGCGGTGGCAACGGCAAGGTGACCGCCGGCACGCCCGCTGAAGAAGGCGGCGGCCTGCTGGGCGGGCTGAACGATGTGCTGTTTGGTAGCACCGGCCCACGCGGCGGCAAACGCGATGGCTTGGCGCAGACCATGGCCAAGTCCGCCGTGCGCACCATGGGCACCACGATTGGCAAGGAGATTTTGCGGGGTGTGCTGGGCGGCATCTTTGGCGGGGGCAGCAAGCGCCGTTGA
- a CDS encoding enoyl-CoA hydratase-related protein translates to MNTLTCFSLSITDHVAHLVLNKPEAMNTMHPTFWRELDAVLARLHQAGEARALVISSTGKHFSAGMALETFGGAITMDDQSPEGRAAIFDLLTDMQATFTRIDNLRIPVIMAIHGGCIGGAVDMVTAGCIRYATQDAFFCIQEINIGMVADVGTLQRLPKLIPLGVVKELAYTGRRLSAAKAQDYGLVNEVFDTQEAMLAAALQCAKEIASKPPVAIWGTKQAVNYARDHSVEDSLRQMGWLQGAIWSNQHVRESVTAMKQKRAGEFPALTPLQRFSELG, encoded by the coding sequence ATGAACACCCTCACCTGCTTTTCCCTCAGCATCACTGACCACGTGGCCCACTTGGTTCTGAACAAACCCGAGGCCATGAACACCATGCACCCCACCTTCTGGCGCGAGCTGGACGCGGTGCTGGCCCGGCTGCACCAGGCGGGCGAGGCGCGGGCGCTGGTCATCAGCAGCACCGGCAAACATTTCAGCGCGGGCATGGCGCTGGAGACCTTTGGCGGCGCCATCACCATGGACGACCAGAGCCCCGAGGGCCGGGCCGCCATCTTCGACCTGCTGACCGACATGCAGGCCACCTTCACCCGCATCGACAACCTGCGCATTCCGGTGATCATGGCCATCCATGGCGGCTGCATCGGCGGCGCGGTAGACATGGTCACGGCGGGCTGCATCCGCTACGCCACGCAGGATGCGTTCTTCTGTATCCAGGAGATCAACATCGGCATGGTGGCCGACGTGGGCACGCTACAGCGCCTGCCCAAGCTCATCCCGCTGGGCGTGGTCAAGGAGCTGGCCTACACCGGCCGCCGCCTGAGCGCGGCCAAGGCGCAGGACTACGGCCTGGTCAACGAGGTGTTCGACACGCAAGAGGCCATGCTGGCTGCCGCGCTGCAGTGCGCCAAAGAGATCGCATCCAAACCCCCGGTGGCCATCTGGGGCACCAAGCAGGCCGTGAACTACGCGCGCGACCACAGCGTGGAAGACAGCCTGCGCCAGATGGGCTGGCTGCAGGGCGCCATCTGGAGCAACCAGCATGTGCGCGAATCGGTCACGGCCATGAAGCAAAAGCGCGCGGGCGAGTTCCCGGCACTCACACCGCTGCAGCGGTTCAGCGAACTGGGTTGA
- a CDS encoding tripartite tricarboxylate transporter substrate binding protein BugE, producing MTSFLARRTVVSTLCAAAACALLVAAPAAQAADNYPSKPVKLIVPFAPGGSTDIVARVVAEGMRASLGQSVVVDNKAGAGGLLGTETIAQSAPDGYTIGMATVSTATVNPSIFTRAAKLEGKLVPVVKLVTVPSVYMVHPSMGVKDFQGFMAKVKAKPGDYSVGVPGLGTLGHLMMASFNETLKTDIQIVPYRGNGPALNDALAGMVQVMADQLPSAMPHIKGGKLVPMVLAADRRVSELPDVPTFKELGHADLNELGMSWFGLVVPAGTPAPIIKRLQDAAVSALRSPDVQGRLKTMGATAVEMDQSKFASQIAADLQRNKALLDKLGVKPE from the coding sequence ATGACTTCGTTTCTGGCACGGCGGACCGTTGTGTCCACACTGTGCGCCGCAGCTGCCTGCGCCCTGCTGGTGGCAGCCCCGGCAGCGCAGGCTGCAGACAACTACCCGAGCAAGCCTGTGAAGCTGATCGTGCCGTTTGCCCCCGGTGGCTCCACCGACATCGTGGCCCGCGTGGTGGCCGAGGGCATGCGCGCCAGCCTGGGGCAATCGGTGGTGGTGGACAACAAGGCGGGTGCTGGCGGCCTGCTGGGCACCGAGACCATCGCCCAGTCTGCGCCCGACGGCTACACCATCGGCATGGCCACGGTGAGCACGGCCACGGTCAACCCTTCCATCTTCACCCGCGCTGCCAAGCTGGAGGGCAAGCTGGTACCGGTGGTCAAGCTCGTGACCGTGCCCTCGGTCTACATGGTGCACCCTAGCATGGGCGTCAAGGACTTCCAGGGCTTCATGGCCAAGGTTAAAGCCAAGCCCGGCGACTACAGCGTGGGCGTGCCCGGCCTCGGAACGCTGGGCCACCTCATGATGGCGTCGTTCAACGAGACCTTGAAGACCGATATCCAGATCGTTCCCTACCGTGGCAACGGCCCCGCGCTCAACGATGCCCTGGCAGGCATGGTGCAGGTGATGGCAGACCAGCTGCCCTCGGCCATGCCGCACATCAAGGGCGGCAAGCTGGTGCCCATGGTGCTGGCCGCCGACCGCCGCGTGTCCGAGCTGCCGGATGTGCCTACCTTCAAGGAGCTGGGCCACGCCGACCTCAATGAGCTGGGGATGAGCTGGTTCGGGTTGGTTGTGCCTGCGGGTACTCCTGCGCCCATCATCAAGCGGCTGCAGGACGCGGCCGTCAGCGCCTTGCGTTCGCCCGATGTGCAAGGCCGCCTCAAGACCATGGGTGCGACAGCGGTGGAGATGGACCAGAGCAAATTTGCATCGCAGATCGCCGCTGACCTCCAGCGCAACAAGGCGCTGCTGGACAAGCTGGGCGTGAAGCCTGAATAA
- the hemF gene encoding oxygen-dependent coproporphyrinogen oxidase — MADAQSLNAADTVARVRAYLVGLQARITDALESVEGEGGARFLADAWSKPPGEPLQGDGITKIMEGGRVFERAGCGFSHVRGPQLPPSATQHRPELAGAPFEAMGVSLVFHPRNPYVPTVHMNVRMIAAGHPGQAPTCWFGGGMDLTPYYGFEEDAVHFHRTCRDALSAFGDDKYPRFKQWCDEYFYLKHRSEQRGVGGVFYDDFSELGFEQSLAMTQSVGDAFLSAYLPIVEKRQGMAYGERERDFQLYRRGRYVEFNLVWDRGTHFGLQSGGRTESILLSMPPLVSWSYQRFDAADSAEAELTQRFLVRRNWLAEGAVPAS, encoded by the coding sequence ATGGCAGACGCGCAAAGCCTTAACGCCGCCGACACGGTGGCCCGCGTGCGCGCTTACTTGGTGGGCCTGCAGGCGCGCATCACCGACGCGCTGGAATCCGTGGAAGGCGAGGGCGGCGCCCGCTTTCTGGCCGATGCCTGGAGCAAGCCACCCGGCGAGCCGCTGCAAGGCGACGGCATCACCAAGATCATGGAAGGCGGCCGCGTGTTCGAGCGCGCGGGCTGTGGCTTCAGCCATGTGCGCGGCCCGCAGCTGCCGCCCTCGGCCACGCAGCACCGGCCCGAGCTGGCGGGTGCGCCGTTCGAGGCCATGGGCGTGTCGCTGGTGTTCCACCCGCGCAACCCGTATGTGCCCACGGTGCACATGAACGTGCGCATGATCGCCGCCGGCCACCCCGGTCAGGCGCCGACCTGCTGGTTTGGCGGCGGCATGGACCTCACGCCGTACTACGGATTTGAAGAAGACGCGGTGCACTTTCACCGCACTTGCCGCGATGCGCTCAGCGCCTTTGGCGACGACAAGTACCCGCGCTTCAAGCAGTGGTGCGATGAATATTTCTATCTCAAGCACCGCAGCGAGCAGCGCGGCGTGGGCGGCGTGTTCTACGACGACTTCTCGGAACTGGGCTTTGAACAAAGCCTGGCGATGACGCAGTCGGTGGGCGACGCGTTCCTGAGCGCCTACCTGCCCATCGTCGAGAAGCGCCAGGGCATGGCCTATGGCGAGCGCGAACGCGACTTCCAGCTCTACCGCCGGGGGCGCTATGTCGAGTTCAACCTGGTGTGGGATCGGGGCACGCACTTTGGCCTGCAGTCGGGCGGGCGCACCGAGTCCATCCTGTTGTCGATGCCGCCGCTGGTGTCGTGGTCCTACCAGCGCTTTGATGCGGCCGATTCGGCCGAAGCCGAGCTCACGCAGCGCTTTTTGGTGCGGCGCAACTGGCTTGCGGAGGGCGCTGTCCCTGCGTCCTAA
- a CDS encoding YebC/PmpR family DNA-binding transcriptional regulator — MAGHSKWANIQHRKGRQDEKRGKIWTRIIREITVAARAGGGDLSANPRLRLAVDKAKAANMPADRIKYNIDKATGNAEGLTYEEIRYEGYGIGGAAIMIDTMTDNRVRTVAEVRHAFSKHGGNMGTEGSVVFQFKHCGQLIFAPGTSEDKVMEVALEAGAEDVVTDEDGAVEVLTAPADFEAVKNALEAAGLTAEVAGVTMRPENTIELTGEDAAKMQKLLDVLEDLDDTQEVYHNAAL, encoded by the coding sequence GTGGCAGGACACAGCAAATGGGCGAATATCCAGCACCGCAAAGGGCGCCAGGATGAAAAACGCGGCAAGATCTGGACCCGCATCATTCGTGAAATCACTGTAGCCGCCCGTGCCGGTGGCGGTGACCTGTCTGCCAACCCCCGCCTGCGCCTGGCGGTGGACAAGGCCAAGGCGGCCAACATGCCCGCCGACCGCATCAAGTACAACATCGACAAGGCCACGGGTAACGCCGAAGGCCTGACCTACGAAGAAATTCGCTACGAAGGCTACGGCATTGGCGGCGCGGCCATCATGATCGACACCATGACCGACAACCGTGTGCGCACCGTGGCCGAAGTGCGCCACGCGTTCAGCAAACATGGTGGCAACATGGGCACCGAAGGCTCGGTGGTCTTCCAGTTCAAGCACTGTGGCCAGCTGATTTTTGCCCCCGGCACCAGCGAAGACAAGGTGATGGAAGTGGCGCTGGAGGCGGGCGCCGAAGACGTGGTGACCGACGAAGACGGCGCGGTGGAGGTGCTGACTGCCCCGGCCGACTTTGAAGCCGTGAAAAACGCGCTGGAGGCCGCTGGCCTGACGGCCGAAGTGGCGGGCGTGACCATGCGGCCTGAAAACACCATCGAGCTGACCGGCGAAGACGCCGCCAAGATGCAAAAGCTGCTGGACGTACTGGAAGACCTGGACGACACCCAGGAGGTCTACCACAACGCGGCGCTGTGA
- the purD gene encoding phosphoribosylamine--glycine ligase produces the protein MKVLVIGGGGREHAMAWKLSQSPKVTKVYVAPGNGGTALNPKLENVAISDVRELRTWAQAEKIALTVVGPEAPLAAGVVDEFRAHGLRIFGPTKAAAQLESSKAFSKAFMRRHGIPTADYDTFTDPAAAHAFVDRLGAPIVIKADGLAAGKGVVVAMTLQEAHDAVDFMLVDNKYGVTHNEGGARVVIEEFLEGEEASFIVLCDGKNVLALATSQDHKRLKDGDEGPNTGGMGAYSPAPVVTADVHARAMREIILPTIRGMEKDGIPYTGFLYAGLMIDAKGQPKTLEFNCRMGDPETQPILMRLKSDFSDVMAAAADGKLDQMELQWDRRTALGVVMAAHGYPENPRKGDPITGLPAEADDAVVFHAGTQLKDGVVSVTGGRVLCVTVLADSVKQAQQRAYDVARGIQFDGAQYRRDIGFRALKS, from the coding sequence ATGAAAGTACTTGTGATTGGTGGCGGCGGCCGTGAACACGCGATGGCGTGGAAACTGAGCCAGTCCCCCAAGGTGACCAAGGTGTATGTTGCACCCGGCAACGGTGGCACGGCCCTGAACCCCAAGCTCGAAAACGTGGCGATCTCCGACGTGCGCGAACTGCGCACCTGGGCCCAGGCCGAGAAGATCGCGCTGACGGTGGTGGGCCCCGAGGCGCCACTGGCGGCCGGTGTGGTCGATGAGTTCCGCGCCCACGGCCTGCGCATCTTCGGCCCCACCAAGGCGGCAGCCCAGCTGGAAAGCTCCAAGGCGTTCAGCAAGGCCTTCATGCGCCGCCATGGCATCCCCACGGCCGACTACGACACCTTCACCGATCCTGCTGCGGCTCACGCTTTTGTGGACCGCCTGGGCGCGCCCATCGTCATCAAGGCCGACGGCCTGGCCGCGGGCAAGGGCGTGGTGGTGGCGATGACGCTGCAAGAGGCTCACGACGCCGTGGACTTCATGCTGGTGGACAACAAATATGGCGTGACGCACAACGAAGGCGGCGCGCGCGTGGTGATCGAGGAGTTCCTCGAAGGCGAAGAAGCCAGCTTCATCGTGCTGTGCGACGGCAAGAACGTGCTGGCCCTGGCCACCAGTCAGGATCACAAGCGCCTGAAGGACGGCGACGAAGGCCCCAACACCGGCGGCATGGGCGCCTACTCGCCCGCGCCCGTGGTCACGGCCGATGTGCATGCCCGCGCCATGCGCGAGATCATCCTGCCTACGATCCGTGGCATGGAAAAGGACGGCATTCCTTACACCGGCTTCCTGTACGCAGGGCTGATGATCGATGCCAAGGGCCAGCCCAAGACGCTCGAATTCAACTGCCGCATGGGCGACCCCGAAACACAGCCCATCCTGATGCGCCTGAAGAGCGACTTCAGCGACGTGATGGCCGCTGCCGCCGACGGCAAGCTCGACCAGATGGAACTGCAATGGGACCGCCGCACCGCGCTGGGCGTGGTCATGGCAGCCCATGGCTACCCGGAAAATCCGCGCAAGGGTGACCCCATCACCGGCCTGCCGGCTGAGGCGGACGATGCCGTGGTGTTCCATGCGGGTACGCAGCTGAAAGACGGCGTGGTCAGCGTGACGGGTGGCCGGGTGCTGTGCGTGACGGTGCTGGCCGACAGCGTTAAGCAGGCGCAGCAACGTGCGTACGACGTGGCACGTGGCATCCAGTTTGATGGCGCGCAGTACCGCCGCGACATCGGCTTCCGTGCCCTGAAAAGCTGA
- the rsfS gene encoding ribosome silencing factor: MTTSTKSETAAKKDVTKLQRAIVDGLEDVKAQDIQVFNTEHLSPLFERVIVASGTSNRQTKALAASVRDAVKEAGFSKPRIEGEDNGEWIIVDCGPAVAHIMQPAIRQYYRLEELWGDTPVRLKLGAAKPQSSAATELAEKKSAQKAAKSDAKAAGKAPAKKAAMSTVAARSGKATVKAVAKTAAKTAAKTAPKPEAKTAAKAAPAKSASKTGATKPASKTTGAVAAKKPATKTPVKTVVVKPAGAKKPAAKKSPAAKSLARAAAKPASASVSKPAAKKAPARSKG, encoded by the coding sequence ATGACCACCTCCACCAAATCGGAAACCGCCGCCAAAAAAGACGTCACCAAACTCCAGCGCGCCATCGTTGATGGCCTGGAAGACGTCAAGGCGCAAGACATCCAGGTCTTCAACACCGAGCATCTCTCGCCGCTGTTTGAACGGGTGATCGTGGCATCGGGCACCTCCAACCGCCAGACCAAGGCCCTGGCTGCCAGCGTGCGCGATGCAGTGAAGGAAGCCGGGTTCAGCAAGCCCCGCATCGAAGGCGAGGACAACGGTGAATGGATCATCGTGGACTGCGGCCCGGCCGTGGCGCACATCATGCAGCCCGCCATCCGTCAGTACTACCGCCTGGAAGAACTGTGGGGCGACACCCCAGTGCGCCTGAAGCTGGGCGCCGCCAAGCCCCAGTCCAGTGCCGCCACCGAACTGGCTGAGAAGAAGTCGGCCCAGAAGGCTGCCAAGTCGGACGCCAAGGCCGCAGGCAAGGCGCCCGCCAAGAAGGCCGCCATGTCCACCGTGGCCGCCCGTTCTGGCAAGGCCACCGTCAAGGCGGTCGCCAAGACCGCTGCGAAGACTGCAGCCAAAACAGCGCCGAAGCCTGAAGCAAAAACTGCGGCCAAGGCAGCACCCGCAAAGTCTGCCTCCAAGACCGGCGCCACCAAGCCAGCCAGCAAGACCACGGGCGCAGTAGCCGCCAAGAAGCCCGCCACCAAGACCCCCGTCAAGACCGTGGTGGTCAAGCCCGCTGGCGCCAAGAAGCCCGCTGCCAAGAAGTCGCCGGCAGCCAAGTCCCTTGCACGCGCAGCCGCCAAGCCAGCTTCCGCATCGGTCTCCAAGCCGGCGGCCAAGAAGGCGCCTGCTCGCAGCAAGGGCTGA
- a CDS encoding threo-3-hydroxy-L-aspartate ammonia-lyase, whose protein sequence is MTEHTAPPPTYDDVAAAAHRLKGMAHRTPVLRSSTADERLGAQLFFKCENLQRTGAFKFRGAFNTLAQFTDEQRERGVLAFSAGNHAQAIALSARLLDMPAAIVMPEDAPASKMAATRDYGAQVVTYNRYTEDREAISRRLALERGMTLVPPFDHPHVIAGQGTAAKELFEEVPDLDYLFVCVGGGGLLAGSLLAAEALAPQCRVVGVEPAAGNDGQQSFKAGHVVQIPTPHTIADGAQTQALGQLTFPIIQRLADDMVTATDEQLVESLRFFAERMKIVVEPTGALAFAGAQHGNVDIHGARVGVLISGGNVDLSRLARFLAD, encoded by the coding sequence ATGACCGAGCACACCGCTCCCCCACCCACCTACGACGATGTGGCCGCTGCCGCGCACCGGCTCAAGGGCATGGCGCACCGCACGCCCGTGCTGCGCTCCAGCACTGCCGACGAGCGGCTGGGCGCGCAGCTGTTCTTCAAGTGCGAGAACCTGCAGCGCACCGGCGCTTTCAAGTTCCGGGGCGCGTTCAACACCCTGGCCCAGTTCACCGACGAGCAGCGCGAACGCGGTGTGCTCGCCTTCTCGGCGGGCAACCACGCGCAGGCCATTGCACTGTCCGCCCGGCTGCTGGACATGCCTGCCGCCATCGTCATGCCCGAGGACGCCCCCGCCTCCAAGATGGCTGCCACGCGCGACTATGGCGCCCAGGTCGTCACCTACAACCGCTACACCGAAGACCGCGAGGCCATCAGCCGCCGCCTGGCGCTGGAGCGCGGCATGACGCTGGTGCCCCCGTTCGACCACCCCCATGTCATCGCCGGTCAAGGCACGGCGGCCAAAGAGCTTTTTGAAGAAGTGCCCGACCTGGACTACTTGTTCGTCTGCGTCGGCGGCGGTGGCCTGCTGGCCGGCAGCCTGCTCGCCGCCGAGGCCCTGGCGCCGCAATGCCGGGTGGTGGGTGTGGAGCCCGCAGCGGGCAACGACGGCCAGCAGTCGTTCAAAGCCGGGCATGTGGTGCAGATCCCCACGCCCCACACCATTGCCGACGGCGCACAAACCCAGGCGCTGGGCCAGCTCACCTTCCCCATCATCCAGCGCCTGGCCGACGACATGGTCACCGCCACCGACGAGCAACTGGTCGAGTCCCTGCGCTTTTTTGCCGAGCGTATGAAGATCGTGGTTGAGCCCACAGGCGCCCTGGCCTTCGCTGGGGCCCAGCACGGCAACGTGGACATCCATGGCGCGCGCGTCGGCGTCCTCATCAGCGGCGGCAACGTCGATCTGTCGCGGCTGGCACGGTTTCTGGCAGACTAG